A stretch of the Myripristis murdjan chromosome 24, fMyrMur1.1, whole genome shotgun sequence genome encodes the following:
- the mep1a.1 gene encoding meprin A, alpha (PABA peptide hydrolase), tandem duplicate 1, translating to MQIPVSQEVHEVYENGEDENPLLNLGSDANLIEGDIAIPEGRNALIDKRYRWKFPIPYILGDDLDLNAKGCVHQAFEMYRLKSCIDFKPYEGEKTFIKFEKRGGCFSSVGDQQTGQILSLGQGCDHKAVIEHELLHALGFYHEQSRTDRDDYVNIWLDQVIPGLEHNFNKYNDDFVTDQNTAYDYESVMHYRPFSFNKNDTVPTITTKIPEFYNIIGQYLDFSKLDTLRLNRMYNCSGPLTLLDQCAFEYASICGMIQSSTDDADWVHTKSSVGAEDHTLLGQCRDAGYFMHFNTMTGKAQESAVLESRTLYPKRKLQCLQFFYKMTGGPKDRLVIWVKMDDGTGTVRKMKKIHTFYVDSDQTWKIAHVPLEEGVKFRYAFQGVRGDPSASAGGIYIDDISLTETRCPNAVWRIQNFSKIMETADSSTFIDSPRFYSPEGYGYGIRIKPVSDYRDYTGAYTGLYFHLASGENDVVMQWPAVNRQATIVVMDQDPDIKLRMSSARSLTTNLRTTPGGKLYWDNPSKVGTYDPSCHCHRGESLGWSNFIKHFDLRRRNYLKNDDLIIFIDFEDITSLIKTEVPLQPKE from the exons atgcagaTACCTGTGTCCCAAGAAGTACATG AGGTATATGAGAATGGCGAGGATGAAAATCCACTTCTAAACCTGG gttcAGATGCCAACCTGATTGAAGGTGACATTGCAATTCCA gaaGGACGAAATGCCTTGATTGACAAAAGATACAGGTGGAAGTTTCCCATCCCTTACATTCTGGGTGATGACTTGG ATCTGAATGCCAAGGGCTGTGTCCACCAGGCTTTTGAAATGTACCGTCTGAAGTCCTGCATCGACTTCAAGCCCTACGAGGGAGAGAAAACCttcatcaaatttgaaaagagaggagg GTGTTTCTCCAGTGTTGGCGACCAGCAGACGGGACAGATTCTGTCTTTGGGGCAAGGCTGTGACCACAAAGCTGTGATTGAGCATGAGTTACTTCATGCCCTGGGCTTTTACCATGAACAGTCACGCACAGACAGGGATGACTATGTAAACATTTGGCTGGATCAGGTTATACCAG GGCTTGAACACAACTTCAACAAATACAACGACGACTTCGTCACAGATCAAAACACAGCTTATGACTACGAGTCCGTCATGCACTACCGACCCTTCTCCTTCAACAAGAACGACACGGttcccaccatcaccaccaagaTCCCTGAGTTCTACAACATTATTGGTCAATACCTTGACTTCAGCAAGCTGGACACCCTCAGGCTCAACCGGATGTACAACTGCT CTGGTCCTCTCACCCTGCTGGACCAGTGTGCCTTTGAATACGCCAGCATCTGTGGCATGATCCAGAGCTCCACCGATGATGCGGACTGGGTCCACACCAAGAGCAGTGTTGGTGCAGAGGATCACACACTCCTGGGACAATGTAGAG ATGCTGGTTACTTCATGCACTTCAACACCATGACTGGGAAGGCTCAGGAGTCAGCTGTGCTGGAGTCACGAACCCTCTACCCCAAGAGGAAGCTCCAGTGCCTGCAGTTCTTCTACAAGATGACTGGAGGCCCCAAGGACAGGCTGGTGATCTGGGTCAAGATGGATGATGGCACAGGCACCGTTcgcaaaatgaagaaaatacacACCTTTTATG TGGATTCTGACCAAACATGGAAGATCGCTCATGTCCCGTTGGAGGAAGGGGTCAAATTCCGCTATGCCTTCCAAGGCGTGCGTGGTGATCCCTCTGCATCCGCCGGTGGCATCTACATCGATGATATCAGCCTGACGGAGACACGCTGCCCCAATGCTGTGTGGAGGATCCAGAACTTCTCCAAGATCATGGAGACTGCAGACAGCAGCACTTTCATCGACAGCCCTCGTTTCTACAGCCCTGAAGGCTACGGCTATGGCATCCGCATCAAACCTGTCTCAGATTACAGGGACTACACAGGGGCGTATACTGGGCTGTATTTCCACCTGGCCAGTGGGGAGAATGATGTGGTGATGCAGTGGCCTGCAGTAAACAGACAGGCCACCATCGTGGTGATGGATCAAGACCCAGACATTAAGCTGAGGATGTCTTCTGCTCGTAGTCTCACAACTAATTTGAGGACCA CACCCGGTGGAAAATTGTATTGGGACAATCCTTCGAAGGTGGGGACATATGACCCTTCGTGTCACTGTCACAGAGGGGAGTCACTGGGCTGGAGCAACTTTATCAAGCACTTTGACCTCAGACGGCGCAATTACCTCAAGAATGATGACCTCATTATCTTCATTGACTTTGAGG ATATAACATCCCTGATCAAAACAGAGGTTCCTCTTCAGCCAAAGGAGTAG
- the LOC115356038 gene encoding uncharacterized protein LOC115356038 codes for MEFAQYFTKTGDRSYKCTIKIKVKNDEDVEVERECGQSVITSRESLWNLKRHVYKKHELVLRKHVRAKQAKVNKCQMKWRRNTSAKQRQSEAQRRAAGELLQPTWKCCRHMKFIAPFFKELGVTSLGKGSASCTSQEISEFSAKELQRRDDWMTPLDSEMEEDDAEKEQKVAGVNGESKSLKNSKRAASAHDSSVDTEDNAQYPSSSSSLPLSPSATPVCRRLGQRRKRLKECSSNCGRGFVGDNEADEMFFVSLLPYFRRLSYKKRSALKIQILQLVYAAVFE; via the exons ATGGAATTTGCACAATATTTCACTAAAACAGGCGACCGCTCATACAAATGCACCATaaaaataaaggtgaaaaaTGACGAGGatgtggaggtggagagggagtgCGGCCAGTCAGTAATCACAAGCAGAGAATCCCTGTGGAATCTGAAGAGGCACGTCTACAAAAAACACGAGCTGGTGCTGCGCAAACACGTCCGTGCCAAACAAGCGAAAG TGAACAAGTGCCAGATGAAGTGGAGGAGAAACACTTCAGCcaaacagaggcagagtgaAGCCCAGAGGAGAGCCGCTGGCGAGCTCCTGCAGCCAACCTGGAAGTGCTGTCGGCACATGAAGTTCATCGCCCCGTTCTTTAAAGAGCTGGGAGTCACATCACTCGGCAAAGGAAGTGCCAGTTGCACGAGCCAGGAAATCAGTGAGTTTTCTGCCaaggagctgcagaggagggaTGACTGGATGACACCTCTGGATAGTGAGATGGAGGAGGATGACGCTGAGAAGGAGCAGAAGGTTGCAGGGGTAAATGGAGAGAGCAAGTCACTGAAAAATAGTAAACGAGCTGCCTCTGCCCATGACAGCTCAGTAGATACAGAAGACAATGCCCAGtatccttcctcctcctcctcccttcctctgtctcccagtGCAACACCAGTGTGCAGGAGGCTTggacagagaaggaaaagacTGAAGGAGTGTAGCAGCAACTGTGGAAGAGGTTTTGTAGGGGATAATGAGGCAGATgagatgttttttgtcagtttactCCCATATTTCAGAAGGCTGTCATACAAGAAGAGGAGTGCTTTGAAAATACAGATACTCCAGCTGGTCTATGCTGCAGTGTTTGAGTAA